From the Maioricimonas rarisocia genome, one window contains:
- a CDS encoding acyl-CoA thioesterase — protein MPDIYLHHHTVRGDEIDGQGHVNNVSYVHWMQDAALAHSAAQGWPSRRYQECGLGWVARSHYIEYLEPAFESDQILIRTWIKTLQRVSSVRKYEILRVADERPLARAETNWAFVRLSDLRLHRIPAEVADAFTIVPDDASGA, from the coding sequence ATGCCCGATATCTATCTGCACCACCACACCGTCCGTGGCGACGAGATCGACGGTCAGGGTCACGTCAACAATGTCTCATACGTGCACTGGATGCAGGATGCCGCCCTGGCCCACTCGGCGGCACAGGGCTGGCCGTCGCGGCGGTATCAGGAGTGCGGGCTGGGCTGGGTGGCCCGCTCCCACTACATCGAGTACCTCGAACCGGCCTTCGAAAGTGACCAGATCCTGATCCGGACCTGGATCAAAACCCTGCAACGGGTTTCGTCTGTCCGCAAGTACGAGATCCTGCGGGTGGCCGACGAACGACCACTCGCCCGGGCCGAAACGAACTGGGCCTTTGTCCGCCTGAGTGACCTGCGACTGCACCGGATTCCCGCAGAAGTCGCTGACGCGTTTACCATCGTGCCGGACGACGCGTCCGGAGCCTGA
- a CDS encoding ABC transporter ATP-binding protein, whose translation MPAIEVSNLSKTYRVYRKREGLLASVRGLFHREYKTVEAVRDVSFSIEPGEMVAFLGPNGAGKTTTLKLLSGLIHPTSGGATVLDYVPWHREHAYRRRFSLVMGQKNQLWWDLPAQESFTLHREIYRIEPTQFNRRRDELVDLLEVRDLISQPVRELSLGERMRMELIAALLHSPDVLLLDEPTIGLDVVSQRRVQEFLKYYQSEHGITVILTSHYMKDVEALCRRAIIINEGEIKHDGPLAEIVDRFSRHKVIQLQFSGSSIPDDLERFGTVFDVHPPRVKVEVPRNRISQVLTTLLADYTIEDVGVLDRPLEEVIAEMFTNGDQADRADVDAADESQPVTAAGND comes from the coding sequence ATGCCGGCAATCGAAGTCTCCAATCTGTCGAAGACCTACCGGGTCTATCGGAAACGCGAAGGTCTGCTCGCCTCGGTCCGGGGACTGTTCCACCGCGAGTACAAGACGGTGGAAGCGGTCCGCGACGTCAGCTTCTCGATCGAGCCGGGTGAGATGGTCGCGTTTCTCGGCCCCAACGGTGCCGGCAAGACAACCACACTCAAGCTGCTTTCGGGGCTGATTCACCCCACCTCCGGCGGGGCCACCGTCCTGGACTATGTGCCATGGCACCGTGAACACGCCTACCGTCGCCGGTTCTCTCTGGTCATGGGCCAGAAGAATCAGCTGTGGTGGGATCTGCCCGCGCAGGAGTCCTTCACGCTGCACCGGGAGATCTACCGGATCGAGCCGACCCAGTTCAATCGTCGCCGCGACGAGCTGGTCGACCTGCTGGAAGTGCGGGACCTGATCAGCCAGCCGGTCCGCGAACTGTCGCTGGGTGAACGGATGCGGATGGAACTGATCGCCGCTCTGCTCCACAGTCCGGACGTCCTGCTGCTGGACGAACCGACGATCGGTCTGGACGTCGTCTCGCAGCGACGCGTCCAGGAGTTCCTGAAGTACTACCAGTCCGAACACGGCATCACGGTCATCCTCACCAGCCACTACATGAAGGATGTCGAGGCGCTTTGCCGCCGGGCCATCATCATCAACGAAGGTGAGATCAAGCACGACGGTCCACTGGCTGAGATCGTGGATCGCTTCAGCCGACACAAGGTGATCCAGCTGCAGTTCTCGGGCAGCAGCATTCCGGATGATCTGGAACGCTTCGGGACGGTCTTCGACGTGCACCCCCCGCGGGTGAAAGTGGAAGTGCCGCGGAATCGGATCTCGCAGGTGCTGACGACCCTGCTGGCCGACTACACGATCGAAGACGTGGGCGTCCTGGATCGTCCGCTCGAAGAGGTGATCGCAGAGATGTTCACCAACGGCGATCAG